A genomic window from Ruminiclostridium cellulolyticum H10 includes:
- a CDS encoding membrane protein: MIKGEFSNILKVAFLYMATIIGAGFASGQEIIQFFSIYYKGGFLGIILAGGLFSIVGYIVLSKVYTERIKSYDEFLFPMMGYFFGKIMEFVVMLFMACVMSVMTAGLGNILMGLTGLQYRYCVIIGITVCLLAILTNIKGIVVLSSFISPVLIAGIIFVGCYILVSKDTSVFNISNKLGVITNNWAFSSILYVSYNTILSTVLLTGMLPYLKSKKVSAWGGLLGGGMLGATALILNSALYFFYPHSITSEIPVLGIIQNNSQMLSKIYSGVLILAMFISTVTSGYCLAERISKKMKVNYKLVAIIICAIAVPLTSLGFSNLISTLYPVFGYLGLFLLFVIIFQYIRGIISSRYSRG, from the coding sequence TTGATAAAGGGAGAATTTTCTAATATACTCAAAGTTGCATTTCTATATATGGCAACAATTATAGGTGCAGGTTTTGCATCAGGGCAGGAGATTATACAGTTTTTTTCTATATATTATAAAGGGGGATTTCTTGGCATAATACTTGCGGGAGGACTCTTTTCCATAGTAGGCTACATAGTACTTAGCAAGGTATATACTGAAAGAATAAAAAGCTATGATGAATTTCTATTCCCTATGATGGGCTATTTTTTCGGCAAGATAATGGAATTTGTCGTAATGCTATTTATGGCTTGCGTTATGAGCGTTATGACTGCCGGGCTAGGAAACATACTAATGGGTCTTACAGGTCTTCAATACAGATACTGTGTAATTATTGGAATTACTGTATGCTTACTTGCGATTTTAACAAATATTAAGGGAATAGTAGTACTAAGCTCATTTATATCTCCAGTTCTTATTGCAGGGATAATTTTTGTAGGGTGCTATATTCTTGTATCAAAGGATACTTCCGTATTCAATATTTCTAATAAGTTAGGTGTTATAACAAATAACTGGGCATTCTCATCTATATTGTATGTCAGCTATAATACAATACTTTCAACAGTACTCCTGACGGGCATGCTGCCTTACTTGAAGTCAAAAAAAGTCAGTGCATGGGGAGGCTTGCTTGGAGGGGGAATGCTGGGAGCTACAGCATTAATATTAAACTCGGCACTTTACTTTTTCTATCCTCACTCAATTACTTCGGAAATACCGGTATTGGGAATTATCCAAAACAACAGTCAGATGTTATCAAAAATATACAGCGGAGTTTTGATACTGGCAATGTTCATATCAACAGTAACTTCAGGATATTGTCTTGCAGAAAGGATAAGTAAAAAAATGAAGGTTAATTATAAGCTGGTTGCCATTATAATATGTGCAATAGCGGTACCTTTGACTTCATTGGGCTTTTCAAATCTGATATCCACCTTGTATCCTGTATTTGGATATTTGGGACTGTTTCTGCTATTTGTAATAATATTCCAGTATATAAGAGGTATAATTTCAAGTAGGTATTCAAGAGGCTAA
- a CDS encoding DUF5711 family protein, translated as MNTNPKPESNVIKFKKSGIVSVISFLLLFIAIFATAFIVYLRSSGYDFSTMSVKDAVAFLKDKENKKSTSSTEITFSQDGSIDCKLYANFIVILSQDSIKWYEPNGKLLQENALTLARPALRISEKYMVVADISGRDIFFYKGKKQLWTKKLDSQIINVDINDDGYCTVVTQSKEFKSAVQVIDVNGLEKFTKLCAEDIVVTAKTINNGDDVFINKLTTGGVKTGTMLEFNNIYDEKPFASIDVADTIIPLVLTQGDNVVAVGQNLILYMDKQGKEVWRKNADSIFCVVPDIGKYMVVAGKFAGTGEAAGQKVLVLDKKGNEVYSFDQPENIIGMDIYGNRLLLRTQRSVYLYSLKGKKLGQYSARNELKDAYLVGDNDAILVSGGSIETVKIDDSTT; from the coding sequence TTGAACACTAATCCAAAGCCTGAGTCCAACGTAATAAAATTTAAAAAGTCAGGAATAGTCAGTGTAATATCATTTCTATTACTTTTTATTGCCATATTTGCAACCGCTTTTATTGTTTATTTAAGAAGTTCAGGCTATGACTTTTCGACCATGAGCGTTAAAGACGCAGTAGCTTTCCTAAAAGATAAAGAAAATAAGAAAAGTACATCGTCAACAGAGATTACATTCTCTCAGGACGGAAGCATTGACTGTAAATTGTATGCTAATTTTATAGTAATACTTTCACAGGACAGTATCAAGTGGTATGAACCAAACGGTAAGCTTCTTCAGGAAAATGCACTGACTTTAGCCAGACCCGCACTTCGTATTTCAGAAAAATATATGGTCGTTGCCGATATATCGGGAAGGGACATCTTTTTCTATAAAGGTAAAAAACAGCTTTGGACAAAAAAACTTGATAGCCAGATAATCAACGTGGACATAAACGATGATGGTTATTGTACTGTTGTAACGCAGTCAAAGGAATTCAAATCTGCTGTTCAGGTTATAGACGTAAACGGTTTAGAAAAGTTTACAAAACTTTGTGCAGAAGATATTGTAGTCACTGCGAAAACTATTAATAACGGTGACGATGTATTCATAAATAAGCTAACAACCGGCGGTGTCAAAACGGGAACAATGCTTGAATTCAACAACATATATGATGAAAAGCCCTTTGCTTCTATTGATGTTGCAGATACCATAATTCCCTTAGTGTTAACTCAAGGTGACAATGTAGTCGCCGTGGGACAAAATCTGATTCTATACATGGACAAGCAGGGGAAGGAAGTATGGAGAAAAAATGCGGACTCGATTTTCTGTGTTGTGCCTGATATAGGAAAATACATGGTTGTTGCAGGAAAATTTGCCGGTACGGGGGAAGCTGCCGGACAGAAGGTTCTTGTATTAGATAAAAAGGGTAACGAGGTATATAGCTTTGACCAGCCAGAGAATATAATAGGTATGGACATTTATGGAAACAGACTATTGCTCCGTACCCAGAGAAGTGTCTACCTGTATAGCTTAAAAGGCAAAAAACTTGGGCAGTATTCTGCACGGAATGAATTGAAGGATGCTTACCTTGTTGGGGATAATGATGCAATTTTAGTTTCTGGAGGCTCAATAGAAACCGTAAAGATAGACGATAGTACGACTTAA
- a CDS encoding CvpA family protein: MNWADFTVLIIIAVFTFIGLKNGFLYSVFRLLSYILSVVFAVKFYPVLSGILQKTALFDSVKMSVVKGLMKQQENTISNPGETAAQSVVEGLKLPDFLKDSILEHIQNSNILDLTGIINAVGAEIASLVINILSLIIIYTLIRFGLIFAKVVIKTIARVPVFRQLDKTGGIVLGAVEGIFAVYIICAVLVLFSAFPKFSSSIEDIEKSLFAGRFYENNFIVSWISPDTFSQN; the protein is encoded by the coding sequence ATGAACTGGGCGGATTTTACAGTCTTGATTATTATAGCCGTATTTACTTTTATAGGATTAAAAAATGGCTTTCTTTATTCGGTATTCAGACTTTTGTCATACATTCTTTCAGTGGTTTTTGCGGTCAAGTTTTATCCTGTTCTCTCTGGGATACTTCAAAAGACAGCTTTATTTGACAGTGTAAAAATGTCAGTAGTAAAGGGGCTGATGAAGCAGCAGGAAAATACAATATCCAACCCCGGGGAGACTGCGGCACAGTCAGTAGTTGAAGGTTTGAAACTGCCTGACTTTTTAAAAGACTCCATACTGGAACATATACAAAATAGCAATATACTTGACTTAACAGGAATAATAAATGCTGTCGGTGCTGAAATAGCATCACTTGTAATAAATATATTAAGTTTAATCATAATTTATACTCTAATAAGATTCGGACTCATATTTGCGAAGGTAGTGATAAAAACCATCGCCAGAGTACCGGTATTCCGTCAACTGGACAAAACAGGCGGAATTGTCCTCGGGGCGGTAGAGGGAATATTTGCTGTCTATATAATTTGTGCAGTTCTTGTACTATTCAGTGCATTTCCCAAATTTAGCTCATCTATAGAGGATATAGAAAAATCCTTGTTTGCCGGCCGCTTTTACGAAAATAATTTCATTGTAAGCTGGATATCTCCAGATACATTTAGTCAGAATTAA
- the ilvD gene encoding dihydroxy-acid dehydratase, protein MRSDIVKKGIEKAPHRSLFKAMGYTDEELERPLIGVANSKSEIIPGHIHLDKLTEAVKAGIRMAGGTPIEFGAIGVCDGIAMGHTGMKYSLATRELIADSCEAMSKAHSFDGMVFIPNCDKIVPGMLMAAARINIPSIVISGGPMLSLNRDGKQLDLNSLFEAVGSYKAGTMTKEEVDDIEDHACPGCGSCSGMFTANSMNCLTEVLGMGLTGNGTIPAVYAERIRLAKYAGMKIMELVEKDIKPSDILTNEAFENALTVDMALGCSTNSVLHLPAIANELGIEINLDIINEISSRTPNLCKLAPAGKYHIQDLYSAGGVQAVMSELAKKDLLHLDLVTATGKTIRENIQNAKVKDYEIVKSIDTPYSATGGIAVLRGNIAPDGAVVKKSAVAEKMLIHTGPARVFDSEDEAITAIYSGQINKGDVVIIRYEGPKGGPGMREMLSPTSAIAGMGLDSDVALITDGRFSGASRGASIGHVSPEAMEGGPIALVQEGDIVDIDIPAGRINIQVTNEEMVKRKESWKAPKPKITTGYLGRYARLVTSASTGAVLK, encoded by the coding sequence ATGAGAAGTGATATAGTAAAAAAAGGTATAGAAAAAGCACCCCATAGATCATTATTTAAGGCTATGGGTTATACCGATGAAGAATTAGAAAGGCCTTTAATCGGAGTGGCAAACTCAAAAAGTGAAATAATACCCGGACACATACATCTTGATAAATTAACAGAAGCTGTAAAAGCCGGAATCAGGATGGCAGGCGGTACACCGATAGAATTCGGTGCAATAGGTGTATGCGATGGGATAGCAATGGGGCATACAGGGATGAAATACTCTCTGGCAACTAGAGAACTAATCGCCGATTCATGTGAAGCAATGAGCAAGGCCCACAGCTTTGATGGAATGGTTTTCATTCCCAACTGTGACAAGATTGTACCAGGCATGCTGATGGCTGCAGCAAGAATAAATATTCCATCCATAGTTATCAGTGGCGGGCCAATGCTTTCCCTTAACAGGGATGGTAAACAGCTTGATCTCAACAGTCTGTTTGAAGCGGTTGGTTCATATAAAGCAGGAACGATGACAAAGGAAGAAGTGGATGATATTGAAGACCACGCATGTCCTGGCTGCGGTTCATGCTCGGGGATGTTTACGGCAAATTCCATGAACTGCCTTACAGAAGTCCTCGGTATGGGGCTTACAGGAAACGGAACAATACCTGCCGTGTACGCAGAGCGTATAAGACTGGCAAAGTATGCAGGAATGAAAATAATGGAGCTGGTTGAAAAAGACATTAAACCTTCAGACATACTCACAAATGAAGCTTTTGAAAATGCATTAACTGTGGATATGGCACTTGGTTGTTCAACAAACTCAGTACTTCATCTTCCTGCTATTGCAAATGAATTAGGAATAGAGATAAACCTAGATATTATTAATGAAATCAGCTCAAGGACTCCGAATCTGTGTAAGTTGGCTCCGGCCGGAAAATATCATATACAGGATTTATACAGTGCAGGCGGGGTTCAGGCCGTTATGAGTGAGCTGGCAAAAAAAGATCTGCTTCACCTTGATTTAGTTACGGCAACAGGTAAAACTATAAGAGAAAATATTCAGAATGCAAAAGTAAAGGACTATGAAATAGTTAAAAGCATAGATACACCATACAGTGCTACCGGAGGGATAGCTGTATTAAGGGGTAATATTGCACCTGATGGAGCAGTAGTCAAAAAGTCGGCTGTAGCTGAAAAGATGCTGATTCACACGGGGCCTGCAAGAGTATTTGACAGTGAGGATGAAGCAATTACGGCTATCTATAGCGGGCAGATAAATAAAGGTGATGTAGTAATTATACGTTACGAAGGCCCCAAGGGGGGGCCGGGTATGAGAGAGATGCTTAGCCCTACATCCGCTATTGCGGGTATGGGACTGGACAGCGATGTTGCACTAATCACAGACGGTAGGTTTTCAGGTGCATCCAGAGGTGCATCAATTGGTCATGTATCACCTGAGGCAATGGAGGGCGGCCCAATAGCACTGGTTCAGGAAGGTGATATTGTAGATATCGACATACCTGCAGGACGCATAAATATTCAGGTAACCAATGAAGAAATGGTAAAGCGTAAAGAGTCATGGAAAGCTCCAAAGCCCAAGATAACCACAGGATATCTTGGCAGATATGCCAGACTGGTTACCTCTGCAAGTACAGGAGCAGTCCTAAAGTAA
- the ilvB gene encoding biosynthetic-type acetolactate synthase large subunit, whose product MKLSGADVIIECLKEQGVDTVFGYPGGQAIIIYDALYRARNEIRHILTSHEQGASHAADGYARATGKVGVCIATSGPGATNLVTGIATAYMDSVPMVAITGQVPTALLGKDSFQEVDITGITMPVTKHNFIVKDVTKLAQTIRRAFSIAKEGRPGPVLVDVCKDVTGAEVEYIPQKPDKDEYRSIKLTEITTDDFELAIQAINEAKRPLLLSGAGVGIAGAESEISELAENASIPVCTSLMGMGTFPGTHPLYTGMVGMHGTKASNYAVHSCDLLIVVGSRFSDRIVSNVSTFAPEAKIMHIDVDPAEVGKNVRVDYPLVGDIKRILKTLLKGLVYKKDTDWIKKILEWKEKYPLKYQKSDTILKPQYIIERIHELTKGDAIITTEVGQHQMWAAQYFKYSRFRQFISSGGLGTMGYGLGACIGAQLARPDKKIINIAGDGSFRMNCSELATAVEYKLPIIIALFNNKSLGMVRQWQELFFGGRFSQTSIDRGTDFAALAEAFGAKGINVNHPEQVDKAISSALSETYRPVLLNFEIDKDDKVFPIVPAGAGLNEVIDC is encoded by the coding sequence ATGAAACTGTCAGGTGCTGACGTTATTATAGAGTGTTTAAAAGAGCAGGGTGTTGATACAGTTTTTGGATATCCGGGAGGTCAGGCAATAATAATATATGATGCCTTGTACAGGGCAAGAAATGAAATACGGCACATACTTACCTCCCATGAACAAGGAGCATCACATGCGGCGGACGGTTATGCCAGAGCAACTGGAAAGGTTGGTGTATGTATAGCAACTTCCGGGCCGGGTGCCACAAACCTTGTAACAGGAATTGCAACAGCGTATATGGATTCTGTTCCAATGGTTGCAATAACAGGGCAGGTTCCGACGGCACTTTTGGGAAAGGACTCCTTTCAGGAGGTAGATATTACTGGAATAACAATGCCGGTAACTAAGCATAACTTCATAGTAAAGGATGTTACAAAACTTGCACAAACCATAAGAAGGGCCTTTTCTATTGCAAAAGAGGGCAGACCAGGGCCTGTATTGGTTGATGTTTGCAAGGACGTCACAGGAGCAGAAGTAGAATATATACCCCAAAAACCTGATAAGGACGAATATCGTTCAATAAAGCTGACGGAAATAACCACAGATGACTTCGAACTGGCAATACAGGCTATAAACGAAGCAAAAAGACCTTTGTTACTCTCGGGAGCAGGTGTTGGTATAGCCGGTGCTGAAAGTGAAATATCTGAGCTGGCTGAAAATGCATCAATTCCGGTATGTACATCACTTATGGGAATGGGGACATTTCCTGGTACACACCCGCTTTACACAGGTATGGTAGGCATGCATGGAACAAAAGCATCCAATTATGCCGTACATAGCTGTGACTTGCTTATAGTTGTCGGGTCTCGATTCAGTGATAGAATTGTAAGCAATGTAAGCACATTTGCACCTGAAGCAAAGATAATGCACATTGATGTTGACCCGGCTGAAGTAGGGAAAAATGTGAGAGTAGATTATCCTCTCGTTGGTGACATAAAAAGAATACTAAAAACGTTGCTAAAGGGTTTAGTATATAAAAAGGATACGGATTGGATTAAAAAAATACTGGAGTGGAAGGAAAAGTATCCGCTAAAATACCAGAAGTCAGATACAATACTGAAACCACAGTATATTATCGAAAGAATACATGAGCTTACCAAAGGTGATGCCATTATAACGACAGAGGTAGGACAGCACCAGATGTGGGCAGCACAGTATTTTAAATATAGTCGGTTCAGACAGTTTATATCCTCTGGAGGACTCGGAACAATGGGCTATGGCCTTGGAGCTTGTATTGGTGCACAGCTGGCCAGACCTGACAAGAAAATTATAAATATTGCCGGTGACGGCAGCTTTAGAATGAATTGCAGTGAACTTGCCACAGCAGTTGAGTACAAACTTCCAATAATAATTGCACTTTTTAACAACAAGTCACTTGGAATGGTTCGTCAATGGCAGGAATTATTTTTCGGAGGCAGGTTCAGCCAGACATCAATTGATAGGGGAACAGATTTTGCAGCACTTGCAGAAGCCTTTGGTGCAAAGGGTATAAATGTAAATCACCCGGAACAGGTAGACAAAGCTATAAGCTCAGCTTTAAGCGAAACCTACCGTCCGGTACTTTTGAATTTTGAAATTGACAAGGACGACAAGGTATTTCCTATAGTTCCCGCTGGAGCAGGCCTGAATGAAGTCATTGATTGTTAA
- a CDS encoding DEAD/DEAH box helicase codes for MNNTFNELGISAPILKAIDDMGFKTPTEVQSKAIPHILNNEDLIVMSKTGSGKTAVFGVSILQLTNPEEAGPQGLILTPARELAVQVDNDIRKMAKYLKHKTTAIYGQHNINLETQILNKGVSIVTGTPGRVFDHISHGTLSTKNIRFLVLDEADRMLDMGFLDQVVRIVKTLPKERITLLFSATMPPEIHNICKRYMNNPVTIEIESQTKTVDTIHQVYYRVNYNEKNTQLNRLLIVEKPESCMIFCNTKAAVDRVQSFLGKKGYSSRALHGDIPQSKRLNTIQQFKQGKFHILVATDVAARGIHIEDLSLVINYDVPNDKDNYVHRIGRTGRAGHEGRAFSLVTGDDIISLYEIEEHIGTLILEEELPDEEAFTKAREEAAQWIKANSLKEKAPRSASADSSVKQKRTGQNSKSNRIPNGRPEYSKRPDGQSRHTGKSASSEQRSERIKSVNTVHSDKQPGRTPVTPIRTAKPPIRSVSRHVSPNATGLNSPDMRRNSAAAPSVSKVQTRNTSKTESAANNTKANKQPLLKRILHKIFGN; via the coding sequence ATGAACAACACATTTAATGAATTGGGCATCTCAGCCCCTATTTTAAAGGCTATTGATGACATGGGCTTTAAAACCCCCACAGAAGTACAAAGCAAAGCAATTCCTCATATCCTTAATAATGAAGATTTGATTGTTATGTCTAAGACCGGCAGCGGTAAAACAGCCGTCTTCGGTGTTTCCATTCTACAACTGACTAATCCCGAGGAGGCAGGGCCCCAAGGCCTTATTTTGACTCCAGCAAGAGAGCTAGCAGTTCAGGTGGATAATGATATCCGTAAAATGGCCAAATATCTTAAACATAAGACGACAGCGATATATGGTCAACATAATATTAATTTAGAAACTCAGATTCTTAATAAAGGTGTATCTATTGTTACTGGAACGCCGGGACGTGTGTTTGATCATATCAGTCATGGTACTCTGTCCACAAAGAATATTCGTTTTCTTGTGCTTGATGAAGCCGACAGGATGCTTGACATGGGTTTTCTCGACCAGGTAGTAAGGATTGTAAAGACCTTGCCCAAAGAAAGGATAACCCTCCTGTTTTCCGCTACAATGCCTCCCGAAATACATAATATATGCAAACGGTATATGAACAATCCAGTTACCATTGAAATTGAATCCCAGACTAAAACTGTAGATACTATCCATCAGGTATACTACAGAGTTAATTATAATGAAAAGAATACTCAGTTAAACCGCCTTCTTATTGTCGAAAAGCCGGAAAGCTGCATGATTTTCTGTAATACGAAAGCGGCTGTTGACAGGGTTCAGAGTTTCCTGGGCAAGAAAGGTTATTCTTCGCGGGCCCTTCACGGCGATATTCCCCAGAGTAAACGCCTAAACACCATACAGCAGTTCAAGCAGGGAAAGTTTCACATACTGGTGGCAACAGATGTTGCTGCAAGAGGTATTCATATCGAAGATCTTTCTTTGGTAATAAACTACGATGTTCCCAATGACAAGGACAACTATGTTCATAGAATCGGCCGTACAGGCAGGGCAGGCCATGAGGGTCGTGCTTTTTCACTGGTCACAGGTGATGACATTATAAGTCTCTATGAGATTGAAGAACATATAGGTACTTTGATTCTTGAGGAGGAGTTGCCTGACGAGGAGGCCTTTACTAAAGCACGTGAGGAAGCAGCCCAATGGATAAAGGCTAATTCTTTGAAGGAAAAAGCACCTCGCTCAGCTTCCGCAGATTCATCTGTTAAGCAGAAGAGAACCGGACAAAACAGTAAATCTAATAGAATACCAAATGGAAGGCCGGAGTATTCAAAGCGACCGGATGGACAAAGCAGACATACCGGGAAATCAGCTTCTTCTGAGCAGCGATCCGAAAGGATTAAAAGTGTTAACACAGTACATTCAGATAAGCAGCCCGGCAGAACTCCCGTTACTCCTATCAGGACTGCAAAGCCGCCTATTCGTTCTGTTTCAAGGCATGTATCACCTAATGCAACAGGTTTAAATTCACCTGATATGAGACGTAACTCCGCAGCTGCTCCATCCGTTAGCAAGGTTCAAACTCGGAATACTTCTAAGACTGAAAGTGCAGCTAATAACACAAAGGCAAATAAACAACCTTTACTTAAAAGAATTTTACATAAAATTTTCGGTAATTAA
- the rpmG gene encoding 50S ribosomal protein L33, translated as MRVKITLACTDCKQRNYSNIKNKKNDPDRLELKKYCKFCHKHTVHKETK; from the coding sequence ATGAGAGTTAAGATTACGCTCGCATGTACTGATTGTAAACAGAGAAATTATTCTAACATAAAGAATAAGAAGAATGACCCTGATAGACTTGAACTTAAAAAATATTGCAAATTCTGTCACAAGCACACTGTTCATAAGGAAACAAAATAA
- the secE gene encoding preprotein translocase subunit SecE produces MAENEVKKVSRLKKSGQGIVRLYKEIRAELKKVIWPNRTQLINNTVTVLIFCLIVGTIIWVADFGFTKLAEVVFTR; encoded by the coding sequence ATGGCTGAAAACGAGGTTAAAAAAGTATCTCGGTTAAAGAAGAGTGGCCAAGGAATTGTAAGGTTATATAAAGAAATCAGGGCTGAGCTAAAGAAAGTTATTTGGCCGAATAGAACTCAGCTTATAAACAATACCGTGACAGTACTTATTTTCTGCCTGATTGTTGGCACGATAATATGGGTCGCTGATTTCGGATTTACAAAGCTAGCTGAAGTTGTATTTACAAGGTGA
- the nusG gene encoding transcription termination/antitermination protein NusG yields the protein MGLLLDGPVFDMSEETKWYVVHTYSGYENKVKANLEKIVENRSMQDYIVDIVVPMEEQIEIKDGKKKATLKKVFPGYVLVKMIMSDESWYIVRNTRGVTGFVGPGSKPVPLSDEEVKAMGVEEFAPEVDYEVNDNVRVTSGPLENFIGIVEEINLEKKKVRVSVSMFGRETPVELELTQIQKI from the coding sequence ATGGGGCTCTTGTTGGATGGGCCTGTTTTTGATATGTCTGAAGAAACTAAGTGGTACGTTGTTCATACCTATTCAGGGTATGAAAACAAAGTTAAAGCAAATCTTGAAAAGATAGTTGAAAACAGAAGTATGCAGGACTACATCGTTGACATTGTTGTTCCGATGGAAGAGCAGATTGAGATCAAGGATGGCAAGAAAAAAGCTACTCTGAAAAAAGTTTTTCCCGGGTACGTTCTTGTCAAAATGATTATGTCGGACGAATCCTGGTATATTGTTAGAAATACCAGAGGAGTTACCGGCTTTGTAGGTCCTGGATCAAAACCGGTGCCATTGTCTGATGAGGAAGTCAAGGCAATGGGCGTGGAAGAATTTGCTCCGGAAGTAGATTACGAAGTTAATGATAATGTCAGAGTTACATCCGGACCTCTTGAAAACTTTATTGGGATTGTCGAAGAGATTAATCTTGAGAAAAAGAAGGTTAGAGTTTCTGTATCAATGTTCGGCAGAGAGACTCCTGTTGAATTGGAATTGACACAGATTCAGAAAATTTAG
- the rplK gene encoding 50S ribosomal protein L11, with protein MAKKIAGYVKLQIPAGKATPAPPVGPALGQHGVNIMGFCKEFNERTAKDAGLVIPVVITVYADRSFSFITKTPPAAVLLKKACKIESGSGKPNKDKVAKITMDEVRKIAEQKMPDLNAASVDAATKMIAGTARSMGIVVVE; from the coding sequence ATGGCAAAGAAAATTGCAGGTTACGTAAAACTTCAGATTCCTGCGGGGAAGGCAACTCCGGCTCCACCGGTTGGACCAGCATTAGGACAGCATGGCGTTAACATCATGGGTTTTTGTAAGGAATTTAACGAAAGAACAGCGAAAGATGCAGGACTTGTTATTCCTGTTGTAATAACAGTATACGCTGACAGATCGTTTTCCTTCATAACAAAGACTCCTCCGGCTGCTGTTCTTCTGAAAAAGGCGTGCAAGATTGAGAGCGGCTCTGGTAAGCCAAACAAGGATAAAGTTGCGAAGATAACAATGGATGAAGTCCGTAAAATAGCTGAGCAGAAAATGCCTGATTTAAATGCAGCAAGTGTTGATGCAGCAACCAAAATGATTGCTGGTACAGCTCGCAGTATGGGTATCGTTGTAGTTGAATAA
- the rplA gene encoding 50S ribosomal protein L1: protein MFRGKKYQESSKLIDRLKLYEPSEALELAQKTAKAKFDETIEVHIKLGVDSRHADQQVRGAVVLPHGTGKKVRVLVFAKGDKAKEAEQAGADFVGGEELISKIQNENWFDYDVVVATPDMMGVVGRLGKVLGPKGLMPNPKAGTVSMDVAKAIADIKAGKIEYRLDKTNIIHCPIGKASFGNEKLMDNFRTLLGAIIKAKPAAAKGQYLKSVVVTSTMGPGIKINPLRVE from the coding sequence ATGTTTAGAGGAAAGAAGTATCAAGAAAGCTCAAAACTTATTGATAGATTAAAGCTTTATGAACCTTCAGAGGCTCTTGAACTTGCTCAGAAAACTGCTAAAGCGAAGTTTGATGAGACCATCGAAGTTCATATAAAGCTTGGTGTTGACTCCAGACATGCAGACCAACAGGTTAGAGGTGCGGTAGTACTTCCTCACGGAACTGGTAAAAAGGTTAGAGTGTTGGTATTTGCAAAAGGAGATAAGGCAAAGGAAGCTGAACAAGCCGGAGCTGATTTTGTTGGTGGCGAGGAATTAATATCAAAAATTCAGAACGAAAACTGGTTTGATTATGATGTAGTTGTAGCAACTCCTGACATGATGGGTGTTGTTGGTAGATTAGGTAAGGTGTTGGGTCCTAAGGGTCTTATGCCTAACCCAAAAGCAGGTACTGTATCAATGGATGTAGCAAAAGCTATTGCCGATATTAAAGCCGGTAAGATTGAATACAGACTTGATAAAACAAATATAATTCACTGCCCTATCGGAAAAGCATCATTTGGTAATGAGAAGCTGATGGATAATTTCCGTACACTTCTTGGAGCAATTATAAAGGCTAAGCCAGCTGCTGCAAAGGGTCAGTATTTGAAGAGTGTTGTTGTTACTTCAACAATGGGACCTGGTATAAAAATCAATCCATTGAGAGTTGAATAA
- the rplJ gene encoding 50S ribosomal protein L10, with translation MPSNRILEQKKQVVSDLTEKIKSAQSIVLADYRGLTVEQDTELRTALRKAGVEYKVVKNKLTSLAMKESGLELDEFLTGPTAMAISSADAVAPAKVLSEFSKKFDKLELKVGVVEGKVIDLDGIKALAELPSREVLIAKVLGGFNAPISGFVNVLNGNMRGLVVALNAISEQKANA, from the coding sequence TTGCCTAGTAACAGGATTCTTGAACAGAAGAAACAAGTTGTATCAGATTTAACTGAGAAGATAAAGTCTGCACAATCAATTGTACTTGCTGATTATAGAGGATTAACCGTTGAACAGGATACAGAACTCAGAACAGCTCTAAGAAAAGCCGGAGTTGAGTACAAGGTAGTTAAGAATAAATTAACAAGCCTTGCAATGAAGGAAAGTGGCTTAGAATTAGATGAGTTTTTAACAGGCCCAACGGCAATGGCCATCAGTTCAGCTGATGCTGTAGCACCTGCAAAGGTACTTTCAGAGTTTTCAAAGAAATTTGATAAACTTGAACTTAAAGTGGGTGTTGTTGAGGGTAAGGTTATAGACCTTGACGGTATTAAGGCTCTTGCAGAATTGCCATCACGTGAGGTACTTATTGCAAAGGTTTTGGGTGGCTTCAATGCTCCTATATCCGGTTTTGTAAATGTATTGAACGGAAATATGAGAGGTTTGGTTGTAGCATTGAATGCTATTTCTGAACAAAAAGCAAATGCTTAA